In Mercenaria mercenaria strain notata chromosome 13, MADL_Memer_1, whole genome shotgun sequence, a single window of DNA contains:
- the LOC123528434 gene encoding malonyl-[acyl-carrier protein] O-methyltransferase-like: MSKYEDYNATCNSYDGNRQPLGADVVAAMIQVHCKRPLKNIHLLDAGCGTGNYAKALIGYGVGKVTLLDASSGMLEKARVKLAEAIADNTVVDTVEYKLPKIPFDNDTFDVVLFSVVLHHLNPGTGKDDDQHFGELELAIVEARRVVRQDGIIIIIASTADDILNTWYYHINKGITERFVKKFASVNCYLDIFKRVGVKCVQKMRLLGSVLVDYLNPEGPFDKTWRIAILIGQSQMKMK, translated from the exons ATGAGTAAATACGAAGACTATAATGCGACTTGCAACAGTTATGATGGCAATCGTCAGCCGCTTGGTGCTGATGTGGTTGCAGCAATGATTCAAGTGCACTGCAAAAGACCGCTCAAG AATATTCACCTTCTGGATGCAGGATGCGGGACGGGAAATTATGCCAAAGCTCTGATTGGTTATGGTGTTGGCAAGGTTACGTTGTTGGATGCGTCTAGTGGAATGCTTGAAAAGGCAAGGGTAAAACTAGCTGAAGCTATAGCTGACAATACTGTGGTAGACACCGTCGAGTATAAGTTGCCAAAAATACCATTTGATAATGACACATTCGATGTCGTTTTATTTAGTGTC GTCTTGCATCATTTGAACCCTGGTACTGGGAAAGATGATGACCAGCATTTCGGAGAACTTGAGCTTGCAATAGTCGAAGCACGACGAGTTGTGCGTCAAGACGgaatcataattattattgcaTCAACTGCGGACGACATACTTAACACCTGGTATTACCACATTAACAAAGGAATAACGGAAAGATTTGTCAAGAAGTTTGCCTCTGTTAACTGTTATCTTGATATTTTCAAACGTGTTGGTGTTAAATGTGTTCAAAAGATGAGGCTTCTGGGTTCTGTTCTGGTAGATTATTTAAACCCAGAAGGCCCATTCGACAAAACTTGGCGGATAGCGATTCTTATTGGGCAGTcgcaaatgaaaatgaaataa